The following proteins are encoded in a genomic region of Dyadobacter sp. UC 10:
- a CDS encoding DNA polymerase/3'-5' exonuclease PolX produces MSNPEIVELLELTAKLLELHNADPFKIKGYSVAAFYLDKYKEGELRNMTEQELTKLQGVGKSTAAKIAQIAQTGTFPELEELISNTPLGVMEMFNIKGIGPKKIAVLWRELGIDNLHELELACLNGAVSKLKGFGNSIQQKILDSLAFLKDQAGKLRMDKAEAVANAIIDELKKTFELVEAAGDIRRKSEIVETIRILAVTESPALLQNTIREIEWLVQNEKQSSPFVWRGNVQDVAVTIEVVAVKPERAVNELFLETADAEHLGFQNSSGASIWRQANYEIADNEAAIYEKAGFPYIVPEMREGAQEFVWAETHKTEDLVTWDDLKGILHNHSTYSDGQHTLEQMALYCRELGFEYLGIADHSQTAVYAQGLPIEDVVRQHAEIEKLNARFATENPAKPFKILKGIESDILGDGSLDYPTEILASFDYIVASVHSNLTMSQEKATARLLKAIENPYTTILGHPTGRLLLSREGYPIDHKVIIDACAANQVVIEINASPWRLDLDWRWISYCMEKGVLLSINPDAHAMEGYLDMHYGVANARKGGLTKDMTFNAFDLTKMEGYLRERRGAKL; encoded by the coding sequence ATGAGCAATCCTGAAATCGTCGAACTCCTTGAACTAACCGCCAAATTGCTCGAATTGCATAATGCCGATCCTTTCAAAATTAAGGGATACTCGGTTGCAGCTTTTTATCTTGACAAATACAAGGAAGGTGAGTTGCGTAATATGACCGAGCAGGAGCTTACCAAGTTGCAGGGAGTAGGGAAGAGCACAGCTGCTAAAATTGCTCAAATCGCGCAGACAGGTACATTTCCTGAACTGGAAGAGCTGATCAGCAATACGCCGCTCGGAGTGATGGAAATGTTCAATATCAAAGGAATTGGTCCTAAAAAGATTGCGGTACTGTGGCGGGAACTGGGCATTGACAATCTCCACGAACTCGAACTGGCCTGCCTGAACGGCGCGGTTTCTAAATTGAAAGGTTTCGGGAACAGTATCCAGCAAAAAATACTTGATTCGCTGGCATTCCTGAAAGACCAGGCCGGTAAATTGAGAATGGATAAGGCGGAAGCAGTTGCGAATGCTATTATCGATGAACTGAAAAAAACCTTCGAACTGGTGGAAGCCGCAGGCGATATACGCCGCAAATCCGAAATAGTGGAGACGATCCGCATTTTGGCGGTTACCGAATCGCCGGCTTTATTACAAAATACGATCCGAGAAATTGAATGGCTGGTGCAGAACGAGAAACAATCCTCTCCATTCGTTTGGCGGGGAAATGTGCAGGATGTGGCAGTTACGATCGAAGTCGTGGCGGTGAAACCTGAACGTGCTGTAAATGAATTGTTTCTGGAAACCGCAGACGCAGAACACCTCGGTTTTCAGAATTCGTCCGGAGCCAGTATCTGGCGGCAGGCTAACTATGAAATTGCAGATAACGAAGCCGCTATTTATGAAAAAGCAGGCTTTCCATATATTGTTCCTGAGATGCGGGAAGGGGCGCAGGAATTTGTCTGGGCCGAAACCCATAAGACCGAAGACCTGGTCACCTGGGACGATCTCAAAGGTATTTTACACAATCACAGTACCTATTCCGACGGGCAGCATACCTTGGAGCAAATGGCGCTGTACTGCCGGGAGCTTGGTTTTGAATATCTCGGGATCGCCGATCACTCGCAAACTGCCGTCTACGCACAAGGACTTCCGATTGAAGATGTGGTCCGTCAGCATGCAGAAATTGAAAAGCTGAATGCCCGTTTCGCAACTGAAAATCCCGCAAAGCCATTTAAAATATTAAAAGGAATAGAATCAGATATCCTGGGCGACGGTTCGCTGGATTACCCGACCGAAATACTGGCGTCTTTCGATTATATCGTGGCTTCCGTGCACAGTAACCTTACGATGTCGCAGGAAAAGGCGACTGCCAGGCTACTGAAAGCGATCGAAAATCCCTATACCACCATTTTAGGCCACCCAACGGGCAGGCTTTTGCTTTCACGTGAAGGATACCCCATTGACCATAAGGTTATTATAGACGCTTGTGCTGCTAATCAGGTAGTGATCGAAATCAACGCTTCACCCTGGCGACTGGACCTGGACTGGCGCTGGATTTCGTATTGTATGGAAAAAGGGGTACTGCTCAGCATTAACCCCGATGCCCATGCCATGGAAGGCTACCTGGATATGCATTACGGTGTAGCCAATGCAAGAAAAGGCGGATTGACAAAAGATATGACTTTCAATGCATTTGACCTGACAAAAATGGAGGGTTATCTGCGAGAGCGTCGGGGGGCGAAGCTTTAA
- a CDS encoding AGE family epimerase/isomerase, which produces MNIDQLKSYRAEIHNHLTNELLPFWENRCVDRENGGFITHFDNAGNDSGEDEKSLIAQTRTVFTFSSAHRAGYGEGRYVEIARHGVDFLIDKMWDKEYGGFYWLMDRKGNVKIDEKIIYGHSFAMYSLAEYTLATGDPRGLEYAEKVFDLLQKYGADTYYGGYFEMFHRNWELKGAGPAGGDRKTLDAHMHLMEAFTTLYEASQQQVHKRKLLEIIQLLINKIMHPVYKTGIPQFWADWSVAPQIKFDIIWGWDRFSEDGMKSAAEDNTSYGHNVEFAWLLMHALDIAGVPYDEYQEQLLASYDHAVEHGIDWEYGGVYVEGSHAGEVYDREKEFWQQAEVIIGMLDAYRVYGDEKYLKAYNATHRFVFDHMIHSEVGEWLPLLTRQGEPIWKHMSHSWKVNYHSVRSMVQGIVRLDKLINA; this is translated from the coding sequence ATGAACATTGATCAATTAAAAAGCTATCGCGCAGAAATTCACAATCACCTTACCAATGAATTGTTACCGTTCTGGGAAAATCGATGTGTAGATAGGGAAAATGGTGGCTTTATCACGCATTTCGACAATGCAGGAAACGATTCTGGCGAAGATGAAAAATCGCTGATCGCGCAAACCAGAACAGTTTTTACTTTTTCGTCCGCACACCGGGCGGGTTATGGTGAAGGCCGATATGTAGAAATCGCCAGGCACGGGGTTGATTTTTTGATCGATAAGATGTGGGATAAGGAATACGGCGGTTTTTACTGGCTGATGGACCGCAAAGGGAATGTCAAAATTGATGAAAAGATCATCTATGGTCACAGTTTCGCCATGTACAGCCTGGCCGAATATACGCTGGCAACCGGCGATCCGCGTGGTTTGGAATATGCGGAAAAAGTTTTTGACCTGCTTCAAAAATACGGGGCAGATACCTATTACGGCGGGTACTTCGAAATGTTCCACCGCAACTGGGAGCTGAAAGGCGCTGGCCCCGCAGGTGGCGACCGCAAGACGCTCGATGCGCATATGCATTTAATGGAGGCATTTACGACATTGTACGAAGCCAGCCAGCAGCAGGTCCACAAACGTAAATTACTTGAAATCATCCAGTTATTGATCAATAAAATCATGCACCCCGTTTATAAAACAGGTATCCCACAGTTCTGGGCTGACTGGTCGGTGGCGCCGCAGATCAAATTTGACATTATCTGGGGCTGGGACAGATTCAGTGAAGACGGGATGAAAAGTGCTGCGGAGGACAATACCAGTTACGGGCACAATGTAGAGTTTGCCTGGCTGCTCATGCACGCCCTCGACATAGCCGGGGTACCTTATGACGAATACCAGGAGCAACTTCTGGCTTCCTACGACCATGCGGTCGAGCATGGAATCGATTGGGAGTATGGCGGGGTTTATGTGGAAGGCTCACACGCGGGCGAGGTTTATGACCGTGAAAAAGAGTTCTGGCAACAGGCCGAGGTGATCATAGGCATGCTCGATGCTTACCGGGTTTACGGAGATGAAAAATATCTCAAAGCCTACAACGCAACCCACCGTTTTGTATTCGATCACATGATACACTCGGAAGTAGGCGAATGGTTGCCCTTGCTCACGCGCCAGGGGGAACCGATCTGGAAACATATGAGTCATTCCTGGAAGGTCAATTACCACTCGGTGCGCTCGATGGTACAGGGAATTGTCCGGCTTGATAAGCTGATCAACGCATAA
- a CDS encoding FecR family protein yields MKQELDRPIDDLLVKSLLDEATEAEQMEINQWLSDSDDNLRYFEHFELIWQQSKELEIRSLVDENAAWERFKKKVQAEPGEATVVPMYQKPVFNPWRIAAAILLTVCSGWLAYLLVGNQLNNQPITISSGDRTLTDTLPDGSVVFLNRKSTITYPAHFEGDKRNVALTGEAFFDVTPDKSKPFIISVNNVTVRVVGTSFNVKDSKEKTEVIVETGLVEVTRDTQKIKVRPKEKATAIRAVKGLVKQRSEDDFYNYYRTNKLVCDNTPLWRLVEILNEAYDADIVIENERIRHFPINTTFEQKTLENIIAVISETFSITAQKDGKRIILK; encoded by the coding sequence ATGAAACAAGAATTAGACCGCCCGATAGATGATCTGCTCGTCAAATCGCTGCTTGACGAAGCGACAGAGGCAGAACAAATGGAAATTAATCAATGGTTGTCTGACAGCGATGATAACCTGCGTTACTTCGAGCATTTCGAATTGATCTGGCAGCAAAGCAAAGAGTTGGAGATCAGGAGTTTGGTAGATGAAAATGCTGCCTGGGAGCGATTCAAAAAGAAGGTTCAAGCCGAACCGGGCGAGGCAACCGTCGTTCCTATGTATCAAAAGCCGGTCTTTAATCCGTGGAGGATTGCGGCTGCCATATTGCTGACGGTTTGCTCGGGCTGGCTGGCCTATCTTTTAGTAGGCAATCAACTTAATAACCAGCCCATTACCATCAGCTCCGGCGACCGGACTTTGACCGATACGTTACCCGATGGTTCTGTTGTGTTCTTAAACCGAAAATCAACCATCACGTATCCTGCGCATTTCGAAGGTGACAAAAGAAATGTCGCACTGACCGGAGAAGCGTTTTTCGATGTAACGCCTGACAAGAGCAAGCCCTTCATTATTTCTGTCAATAATGTGACCGTCAGGGTAGTAGGTACCTCATTTAATGTAAAAGATAGTAAGGAGAAAACGGAGGTGATTGTGGAGACCGGGCTGGTGGAAGTAACCCGCGACACGCAGAAAATCAAGGTAAGGCCCAAAGAAAAAGCGACGGCTATCCGTGCCGTAAAGGGTTTGGTAAAGCAGAGATCGGAGGATGATTTTTACAACTATTACCGGACCAATAAGCTGGTTTGCGACAATACTCCATTGTGGCGGCTCGTGGAAATCCTGAATGAAGCCTACGACGCCGATATTGTAATTGAAAATGAGCGGATCCGCCACTTTCCGATTAACACCACTTTTGAACAAAAAACGCTGGAAAACATCATTGCAGTGATCAGCGAAACTTTTTCAATAACCGCACAGAAAGACGGAAAGCGGATCATTTTGAAATAG
- a CDS encoding zeta toxin family protein: protein MPELFVITGPNGAGKSVLGSELLPIAINLTVFDGDKTFYQLFDRFYQENKVSKYARERAGEALQVTFDRLVEDAILLENSFAYEGHFSAESSWQVIERFKSVGYKINFTFLSLETVELSLQRVAMRVAHGGHFVSPIHIRHNFYANIEMLDAHLHLMDRLEIIDNSSFKSSLLLKMRNGIVTYFRPQLFPPWNKNIAPQLFEKIADCM from the coding sequence ATGCCTGAACTTTTTGTGATAACTGGCCCAAATGGTGCCGGGAAGTCTGTTCTGGGTTCGGAGCTATTGCCCATTGCAATAAACCTGACTGTTTTCGATGGAGATAAAACCTTCTATCAGTTATTTGATCGGTTTTATCAGGAAAATAAAGTATCCAAATATGCCAGAGAAAGAGCGGGAGAGGCATTGCAGGTGACTTTCGACCGGCTAGTAGAAGACGCGATTTTGCTCGAAAATAGTTTTGCTTACGAAGGTCATTTTAGTGCCGAGAGTTCCTGGCAGGTAATTGAGCGGTTCAAAAGTGTCGGTTACAAGATCAATTTCACATTTCTATCACTTGAAACCGTTGAACTTTCCTTGCAGCGTGTCGCTATGCGGGTAGCGCATGGTGGTCACTTCGTTTCTCCTATTCACATCAGACATAATTTCTACGCCAACATTGAAATGCTGGATGCGCATTTGCATTTAATGGATCGGCTCGAAATAATCGATAACAGCAGCTTCAAATCGAGCCTATTGCTGAAAATGAGAAATGGAATCGTTACTTATTTTAGGCCGCAATTGTTCCCACCCTGGAACAAAAACATTGCGCCTCAGCTTTTTGAAAAAATTGCGGATTGCATGTAA
- a CDS encoding hydrogen peroxide-inducible genes activator: MNIQQLEYIVAVDNYRHFVQAAEHCNVTQPTLSMMIRKLEEELSVKIFDRTKQPIVPTSIGREIIDQAKMILRETSRMNEIAKHFNGDLSGELRVGIIPTIAPYLLPHFVNPFISEYPEIKLHVSEMITEKIISELKIGNLDVGIIASLSEESSLQEIPLYKERFFAFVSENTDLYSKQYILPTDIEPNELWLLEEGHCFRTQIQRLCELSRNSQFGSSFSYRSGSMETLIRMVERNGGITILPEMAVMELSDDRKKHIRSFKFPEPAREVCLIVNREQMKTRLIEVLKNGITSYLPAEVFEQRPELRVL, from the coding sequence ATGAATATCCAGCAACTCGAATACATCGTCGCCGTAGACAATTACCGCCATTTTGTTCAGGCTGCCGAGCATTGTAATGTAACGCAGCCTACCCTTTCTATGATGATCAGGAAACTGGAAGAAGAGCTTTCTGTCAAAATTTTCGACCGCACCAAACAGCCGATCGTCCCCACCAGCATTGGCCGGGAGATTATTGATCAGGCGAAAATGATACTGCGCGAAACTTCCCGGATGAATGAGATCGCCAAGCATTTCAACGGCGACCTGTCCGGCGAGCTGCGCGTTGGCATAATCCCAACGATCGCCCCCTATTTGCTGCCTCATTTCGTTAATCCTTTCATTTCCGAATATCCGGAGATCAAGCTGCACGTTTCAGAAATGATCACCGAAAAGATTATTTCTGAGCTTAAAATAGGAAATCTGGACGTGGGGATCATTGCTTCGTTGTCGGAAGAAAGCAGCTTGCAGGAGATACCTTTATATAAGGAGCGCTTTTTCGCTTTTGTTTCCGAAAATACAGATCTCTATTCCAAACAATACATTTTGCCTACCGACATTGAACCAAACGAATTGTGGCTATTGGAAGAGGGGCATTGTTTCAGGACCCAGATACAGAGATTGTGTGAACTGAGCCGGAACAGCCAGTTTGGCAGCAGTTTCAGCTACCGGTCGGGCAGTATGGAAACTTTAATCCGGATGGTGGAGCGGAATGGCGGGATCACAATCTTGCCTGAAATGGCTGTCATGGAGCTTTCTGATGACCGCAAAAAGCATATCAGAAGTTTCAAATTTCCCGAACCCGCCCGCGAAGTCTGCCTGATCGTCAACCGCGAGCAGATGAAAACACGGCTGATCGAAGTGCTCAAAAATGGCATTACCAGCTATTTGCCCGCAGAAGTTTTCGAGCAGCGTCCGGAATTGAGGGTACTTTAA
- a CDS encoding STN and carboxypeptidase regulatory-like domain-containing protein, with product MNLTFSFILALRLAVILITIPILSQAQQILDKPVAVSVKGQPVSEVLRMISEQGKFYFSYNSNIVSGDSLVTLNVSQKPVRDVLQLLFKDKYQYREKGDYVIILPALKDKSIHIAGYIIDKENNTPVDFASVYSRQLLVSTMSEDNGHFRLRVRERGFPVNLVISKVGYADTTIVIEQPLHEEMRILINQKAVELDPLIVRYSEGQSTWLGRLFLSARTRMQSRNISRFFTALPYQASLTPGLGTHGKMSPQVVNKFSLNILGGYTAGVNGAELAGGFNISRQDVRYLQVAGAFNVVSGKVEGVQIAGFHNQIIDSLRGVQVSGFSGIVKKSVKGVQVSGFMNRARGTFEGVQVSGALGLIGGQGSGMQISGAVNHTSGDFRGAQIGGAANRTRQSMHGIQITGGLNIVKNEMQGMQIGPFNFAENMKGFQLGVVNIADSSSGASLGLINIIKKSTSNISVFATEIAPVNLAWKMGTHRFYSILTGGADAGAEKRTYQFGFGFGKEFFPFKKFGFLTELVSLNIYQGSWENTPFLHRFQSAVTWKPVRRLVVFAGPTYSFYYNDLKEPNPGYRSYPPAHYPSSKINDTIASWLGWQGGISWRYGKF from the coding sequence ATGAATCTGACTTTTAGCTTTATCCTTGCTTTGCGGCTGGCCGTCATCCTGATCACGATTCCGATCCTGTCGCAGGCGCAGCAAATACTTGATAAACCGGTTGCCGTTTCAGTGAAAGGGCAACCGGTTTCTGAGGTTTTGAGAATGATCAGTGAACAGGGCAAGTTTTACTTTTCTTACAACAGCAATATCGTTTCTGGCGATAGTCTGGTAACGCTCAATGTTAGCCAAAAGCCTGTCCGGGACGTTTTGCAGCTGCTTTTCAAGGATAAATATCAGTACCGCGAAAAGGGTGACTATGTGATTATTTTGCCTGCGTTGAAAGACAAGTCTATTCATATTGCAGGTTATATCATCGATAAGGAAAATAATACGCCGGTCGATTTTGCCAGCGTTTATTCACGTCAGCTGCTCGTCTCGACGATGTCGGAGGATAATGGACACTTTCGTTTGCGGGTACGGGAGCGCGGTTTTCCGGTAAATCTGGTGATCAGTAAAGTGGGTTATGCCGATACGACGATTGTGATCGAACAGCCTTTACATGAAGAAATGCGCATACTGATCAATCAGAAAGCTGTGGAACTCGACCCGCTTATCGTACGGTATTCGGAAGGTCAGTCTACCTGGCTGGGCAGATTATTTCTTTCCGCAAGGACGAGGATGCAGAGCAGAAATATCAGCCGGTTTTTTACTGCATTGCCTTATCAGGCTTCGCTCACGCCGGGCCTGGGCACACACGGAAAAATGAGTCCGCAGGTGGTTAATAAATTCTCACTCAATATATTAGGTGGTTATACTGCTGGTGTGAACGGAGCCGAGCTGGCAGGTGGGTTTAATATATCCAGGCAAGATGTACGTTACCTGCAGGTGGCGGGTGCATTTAATGTGGTTTCAGGTAAAGTGGAAGGCGTGCAAATTGCGGGATTTCATAATCAGATCATCGATTCGCTGCGTGGCGTACAAGTTTCCGGATTTAGTGGAATCGTCAAGAAAAGTGTAAAAGGAGTCCAGGTAAGTGGTTTTATGAATAGGGCGCGAGGTACTTTCGAAGGTGTGCAGGTTTCAGGCGCGTTGGGACTCATTGGTGGGCAAGGCAGCGGAATGCAGATTTCGGGAGCAGTTAATCACACTTCCGGCGATTTTAGAGGAGCGCAAATCGGTGGGGCGGCGAATCGTACCAGGCAGTCAATGCACGGAATACAGATCACCGGCGGGTTAAATATTGTCAAAAATGAAATGCAGGGAATGCAAATAGGCCCTTTTAATTTTGCTGAAAATATGAAAGGCTTTCAGCTTGGGGTAGTGAACATTGCCGACAGCTCATCCGGAGCCAGTCTTGGATTAATCAACATCATTAAAAAAAGTACTTCGAATATCTCTGTTTTCGCTACTGAAATTGCGCCTGTTAATCTCGCCTGGAAAATGGGTACGCATCGTTTTTACAGCATTCTTACTGGTGGGGCCGACGCCGGGGCTGAAAAACGGACTTATCAGTTCGGTTTCGGTTTTGGCAAAGAGTTTTTTCCATTTAAAAAATTCGGCTTTCTTACCGAGCTGGTTAGCCTGAATATCTACCAGGGAAGCTGGGAAAATACCCCGTTCCTGCATCGGTTCCAATCTGCGGTCACATGGAAGCCAGTGAGGCGGCTCGTCGTGTTCGCCGGCCCGACCTATTCTTTTTACTACAATGATCTGAAAGAGCCCAACCCCGGTTACAGATCATATCCCCCTGCCCACTATCCTTCTAGCAAAATCAATGACACAATAGCATCCTGGCTAGGCTGGCAGGGGGGGATTAGCTGGCGTTATGGAAAATTTTAA
- a CDS encoding CHRD domain-containing protein, producing MRKLAFVGVFLVAGMVAACNDDDNTTDPTPVLPELKVSTTLSGANEVPANPSTATGSVDGTLDQESRILKLNIMYSDSTSDSTATDSVFTPTAWHIHKAPADSTGSVVIDFGKEFSSPFAFVDTLTEAQVADLKAGLYYVNIHSAKYPDGEIRGQLKTEE from the coding sequence ATGAGAAAATTAGCATTTGTGGGTGTGTTTTTAGTCGCCGGGATGGTCGCAGCATGTAATGATGACGATAACACAACAGACCCAACTCCCGTACTGCCCGAGTTGAAAGTGAGTACTACACTCTCCGGGGCGAACGAGGTACCAGCTAATCCTTCAACAGCTACCGGTTCAGTAGATGGTACGTTGGATCAGGAGTCGAGAATTCTGAAACTTAACATTATGTACAGCGATTCCACTTCCGATTCAACAGCAACGGATTCAGTATTTACACCAACAGCCTGGCATATTCACAAAGCGCCGGCAGACTCGACCGGGTCAGTGGTGATCGACTTTGGAAAAGAATTCTCCTCGCCATTCGCGTTTGTTGATACGCTGACGGAGGCGCAGGTTGCCGATTTGAAAGCGGGCTTATATTACGTGAACATTCACAGCGCGAAATATCCGGACGGAGAAATTCGCGGGCAGCTCAAAACAGAAGAATAG
- a CDS encoding RNA polymerase sigma-70 factor translates to MNVAIADHVTHLSSDREWEFEKIFKKHFKGLHAYARTILRDDFMAEEMVQNVFCRLWEKADHFEIRESISGYLYRSVYHESLNYIKHLKVRDAYQSYAVHQIEHSDNAAHVIELSELETRLDIALRELPEKCRTIFQMSRFEELKYQEIADRLDLPVKTVENQMGKALRLLRLKLVDFLPASFILFFLS, encoded by the coding sequence ATGAATGTAGCCATAGCCGATCATGTAACACATTTGAGCAGTGACAGGGAGTGGGAGTTTGAGAAAATCTTTAAAAAACACTTCAAAGGCCTGCACGCCTATGCCCGCACGATCCTGCGGGACGATTTTATGGCCGAAGAAATGGTACAGAATGTTTTTTGCCGGTTATGGGAAAAAGCCGACCATTTCGAAATCCGTGAGTCGATCAGCGGCTATTTATACCGGTCTGTGTACCACGAGAGCCTGAACTATATCAAGCACCTGAAAGTGCGCGATGCCTACCAGTCCTATGCGGTCCACCAGATCGAGCACAGTGACAATGCCGCGCACGTAATCGAGCTGTCGGAACTGGAAACGAGACTGGACATCGCATTGAGGGAACTGCCGGAAAAGTGCAGGACCATATTCCAGATGAGCCGTTTCGAGGAGCTCAAATACCAGGAAATCGCCGATCGCCTCGACTTGCCCGTGAAAACGGTAGAAAACCAGATGGGCAAAGCATTGCGACTTTTAAGACTTAAACTGGTCGATTTTTTACCGGCCTCATTCATTCTATTTTTCCTCAGTTAA